From Ferroacidibacillus organovorans, a single genomic window includes:
- a CDS encoding DUF86 domain-containing protein: MFITEDVKTRVEELSQLICRYARDLERSQAARKSTSDENVCRLFDYASARCIHGIIESFADAGNQLIDALIMRDPASYRDIVEILGDESVIPPETVRDLGEMMEMRRLLIDSFSGIEKQIESTERIVPQIMQAANAMSDYVQCNFRKSD, from the coding sequence GTGTTTATTACCGAAGACGTCAAGACGCGGGTCGAGGAGCTCAGTCAATTGATCTGCCGATACGCAAGAGATTTAGAACGGTCTCAGGCAGCTCGGAAATCGACTTCTGACGAGAATGTGTGCAGATTGTTCGACTACGCGAGTGCGCGCTGTATCCACGGTATCATTGAGTCGTTTGCAGACGCGGGCAACCAACTCATTGATGCCCTGATCATGCGAGACCCAGCAAGTTACCGGGATATTGTCGAAATTCTCGGAGATGAATCGGTGATTCCGCCTGAGACCGTTCGCGATCTTGGAGAGATGATGGAGATGCGTCGGCTTTTGATCGACTCGTTTTCTGGAATCGAAAAACAGATTGAGTCAACTGAACGCATCGTTCCGCAAATTATGCAGGCTGCAAATGCAATGAGTGACTACGTTCAGTGCAATTTTCGAAAAAGCGATTGA